GGTGCGCGAGCAGGCGTCCGAACACGGATTTTACGCGTCAGTGCTGGATAGCCTGACTGACAGGCAACTGGAGGTCTTGGAGACGGCGTACTACAGTGGGTTCTTCGAATCGCCGCGGACGGTGACTGGTGAAGCCGTCGCGGAGTCACTTGACATCTCCCCGCAGGCGTTCTACCAGCATATTCGAACCGTGCAGCGGAAACTCTTCGCGGCGCTGATCGACGACCACGCTCCGGTCGTCACTCGACGCGCGGACTGATCACTCTCGAAGCGGACGCTAACAGCGTAATCGCCCGATAGTGGTCCCCTCAGCGCCCCGATTTCGCGGATGCTTGAATAGTAAACCACGCTGGCTGGCGTGTGGTTCGGTGCTCAACTACCGAATATTCCCTTATACACTCATTATTCATATGTAGAGCATCCCGCACAGCACTGTCGGGACACTCACCTAACCATGAGGGACGTCAACCAGAATTCAACCGAGGAATCACCGTACGAATGCTTCGAGTGCGGGAACGTCGTGCTTGCGGAGGACAACCCTGGCCAGTGCCCCGACTGCGCTGGCGATATGCGAAACCGACGCACACCCATCGAATAATGGCCTCAACACAAACCCAGCACGACGACAACGAGACGGCCGAAGAGCCGAGTGAACCGGAGTCGGCGCTGCAGACCGCACGTCGCCAACTCCAGCACGCCGCTGACCACCTCGATATCGACCCGAGCATCGTCGAGCGACTCAAACACCCCAAGAAAGTCCAGGAAGTCACCGTTCCAATCGAACGCGAGAACGGCGACGTAGAGGTCTACACTGGGTATCGTGCGCAACACGACAGCGTCCGCGGCCCGTTCAAGGGCGGCCTCCGCTATCACCCCGAGGTCACCCGCGAGGAATGCGTCGGCCTCGGCATGTGGATGACGTGGAAATGCGCCGTGATGGACATCCCCTTCGGCGGCGCGAAAGGCGGTATCGCCGTCAACCCGAAAGACCTCAGCGACGACGAGAAAGAACAGCTGACACGCCGCTTCACCGACGAAATCCGCTCGGTCATCGGGCCAACCACGGACATCCCCGCACCCGACATGGGGACGGACCCGCAAACGATGGCGTGGCTGATGGACGCCTACTCGATGCAGGAAGGCGAAACAATCCCGGGCGTCGTCACCGGCAAACCACCGATCGTCGGCGGGAGCAAAGGCCGTGATGCAGCACCCGGCCGGAGCGTCGCAATCATCACCCGCGAAGCGATCGACTACTACGACAAAGACATCAAAGAAACCTCGATTGCCGTCCAGGGCTTCGGGAGCGTCGGCTCGAACGCCGCGAAACTACTCGACAGCTGGGGCGCAAACGTCGTCGCCGTCAGCGACGTCAACGGCGGCATCTACGACGCAAACGGCCTCGATACACACGCAATCCCCTCCCACCACGAGGAGCCAGAAGCCGTGATGACTCACGAGGCACCAGAAACGGTGACCAACGACGAATTACTGGAATTGGACGTCGACGTGGTGATTCCAGCGGCAATCGGGAACGTCCTGACGGACGCGAACGCCGACGATGTTGCTGCCGACATCATCATCGAGGGCGCTAATGGGCCGACGACGACCGCCGCGAGCGCGATCTTCGCCGACCGAGACATCCCGGTCATTCCAGATATTCTGGCTAACGCTGGCGGTGTGACGGTGAGTTACTTCGAGTGGCTCCAAGACATCAATCGCCGCGCGTGGTCGCTCGAACGCGTCAACGATGAACTGGAAACAGAGATGCTGGCAGCCTGGCAGGATGTCCAAACAGAATTCGAGACACGCGACGTCACGTGGCGCGACGCAGCGTATATCGTCGCGCTCTCACGGATTGCGGAAGCCCACGAAACGCGCGGCCTTTGGCCCTAACTCGCCTGAGTATTCAATTATTCCCGGAGCAGTTCTAATCGTTGTACGGTCGGGAGATGCCAATCGTACGTGACCGCGACTAACCGCATTCCGACAGTCACGACTGCACACGCGCCGGCAGCCGTACTGCCACTCGCGCCGACCACGCCGGTCAACCAATATGCCGCGCCACCCAGAACGGCGCAACTCGCGTAGAAGTCTTCGAAGAGGATGAACGGCGCTCTATCAAGCAGTATATCAGCGAATGCTCCGCCGCCGACAGCGTTGATCATTGAAATTGCAACGACACCAAACGCCGAGACACCTGTATCAGTCGCGACGATAGCACCCGTCGTCGCGAAGGCAGCGAGGCCGATCGCGTCTGCGACGAGCGTAACTGGATGAGTGTCCGGTGACTCTAAGACGACGCTCAGAACCATTGCTAACCCGACGCCGAGGAGCCCCAGTACGATTTCGATTGGAGACTGAAGAACTAACGGCACTCGTGTGACGAGAAGGTCGCGGGTTGCACCACCGACAAACGCCATCGCTAACCCCACAATAGCAATCCCGAACACGTCGAACTCCTCGCGAATCGCCTTCGAAGATCCGACGAGGGCGAACGCCACCAGCCCGATTGTGTTCATCACCGCGAACGGATCGCCGAAGAGAATTGAAATAATGCCCTGGCTCACTGCGCCCACCTATGATAGTGAGTATGTTGAGTGCGACGTATCAATACACTCCCTGTGGCGAACCTTGCTCAGATACCTCGTCCTCGGTCAGATCACCGTAGCTGACGATGTGAAGGCACCAAGAGGACGTGGAGGCGCTGGGCTTGCTGCGCCTGTTGAGAACCGCAACACCTACTCGGTCGCTAGTCCTTATCTTCTATATGGACCGGCGTCGGTTTCTGAAAACTGCGGGTGGGCTGGTTGGCGTGGCCGGCGTCTCCGGGTGTCTCCGGCGACTCGGGTTCGAGACGCAGTCCGCGTGGCGCGACCCCCCGCTCGTCGAAGACCGACCGGATGGTGTCTATCACCCTGCGATTGTTGAGGGGATGGGCATGTACGAAACGACGACCATCGATGGTATCGGGGTCGCGTTGATGCACTCGTTTCCTCATCGGTTCTGGAGGGTGACCGGGACGAACAAAACAAAAGTCGTTGTCTCGTCGGACGACTCGCTGCATTTGATGGCGAGCGCCTGGGATGCCGAATCCGGGACAGTGCTCCCGACCGCGGTGTCAGTTGATGTTCGAAACGAGGAGGGTCGCGTCTCTACGACGAACCTGTGGTCGATGCTATCCCCAAATATGGGGTTCCACTACGGGGATAACGTGGCACTGTCGGGGAGCGGTGAGTATGAGGCGACAGTTCGAATTGCGCCCGTTCAGGCAGCACGGACCAGACCGTTCAAGGGTCGATTTACGGAGATGCGGACTGCGCAGTTCCAGTTCACCTTCGAGCCGGCGGAAACGTACGACCTCCCGATTCGCCGGCTCAGTAAGAAGGCAGGCACCCGCGGGACAGTAGACTTGATGCAGATGGACGGCGTGCCAGCTCCAGTCGCGCCACCGAAAGAACAGCTCCCCGGACGGGTACTTGGGGAAGCCTCAGCTGACGACGCCTTGTTCTACGTAACTCTCGTTACTGACGAGCAGCGATTTTCGGGGGCGGATAGCCCATATCTTGTTGTCTCTCCGCGTACGCCATATAATCGAGTTCTCCTGCCGGGGATGTCGCTCTCGATGGCTGTCGAACGCGACGGGCAGACTGTCATGCAAACCGGACTTGATGGTACACTTGATCCCGACCTTGGGTACTACTACGGGACAACTGTGGATCGCGTTGAGCGCGGTGATACAGTCACGATCAAAATTGAGACCCCGCCGCAACTGTCTCGCCACGATGGCTACGAAACCGCATTCATGGATATGTCTGCGGTCCACTTCTCTGTCTGAAGACTACCAACGGGCCCTACCCGAGATACGGGGGCGTTGCGCCCGGTAATGACAGCAGCCAGAGACTGACGATGGTGTACCCTATCATCACGAGGACGAATGGGTACTGGCTTCGGATGGCGGCGAGCCGGCTCGGGAAGAGATCGTATGCGGACGCGTGCGCCTCCCAGATCGAGAGCAAGTGGCCCGCGAGCACGAACGCGATGCTGAGGGCAGTGAACCAGTTGGGTGGCGCGAGTACGAGCGGATTCGCAGGTGGTGACAGCGGCGACACCACTGCCATCGTCAGCGCCGGACTCAACGAGACGAGCAGCCCTGCGTAGTGGGCGAGGTGATAGCCAGCCGCGATCGCCAGAAGCGGAGGAGCCAGCCGTAAGGCGATCGAGCGGCTCGTAACGTAGGTGTCAGTGAACCGGCGAGCAATAGTGCCAGCATACCAGTACGCCGCGAGGAAGACGACGTATCCGATAACGAGGAGAGTCGTATAGGCCAGGACAGCGAGCGGCGTGGCTGCCATCACTGCACTTAGCGGCGACTCAACGACGGTTGTGATGGTCTGTGCGCCGGCTGTCGTCGTGATGAAACCGCTGTACGTGAGCTCCCAGATGAGCGCGATGATGAAGGCGACGTCCGAGGAATCGGTTACGACATCTGATTGCGCGAGGTCGCTCCCCGGGAGTATAATCTCCACCGACCCGTCACGTAGCTGGATAGGTGCAACGGCACCGTAGAACCTGAAGAGAACCGATATCGGGTCCGCGTGCTCGAACCAGGCGTCGGAGCCGAAGACGACAGCGCCAGCGATGGTGTACAACGAGTACCCGAGAATAGCCGTTGCGAGCACACGCGGAACAGTACTAACAGGGAAGATAACCTCAACCCATACGAGCGTGAGGATACCGGCGATGGCCGGCCACCTGCCGAATGAATCTGGGTACTCGTAGAAACCGGTTGGGAGCACAGTTGTAATGGCGCGCCAGGGATTCAGAGCGGGCCATGGGTTGCCGACGAGATACGCAACAACGGGGAGGCCGGCGCGAACGCCGACGAATGTGACGAGGACGGTGAGACTAGCCGATGGCAGCTGTGGCCCGGTGTACCCGAGGAACACCATGAGACAGAGCCCGACCACAGCCAGCGTCTGGCCAAGGACACCAATCCACCGCCGAACCGCGGGCATTCTTGGAAGGGACACAGACCGGGAATGGAGCGAGTAGATGAACGCGCGATCAGTGACAAAGCTCGCAAGCAGTGCCGACGCGCCAATTGTCGCCCCGCCCGTCGCTAAGTACAGCCATCGCGGGATAGCGAGCGCCTCACGTGGTTGCTTGGAGAGGGTCATCCCGTTCGCAGCGGCGACACTATCGGCGAGAACGGTTAAGATCGCTATCCAAGCGAGTACTTGCGCGCCGAAGCGGATGCCGAACGTCGGCATCGCGTTCGACTTGGCGTCTTCCCGGGGAGTTGCTTTCGCTGTTGATTCGTCTCCAGAGGGGTTCTCGGCGTTAGATGGCGTAGATGGCATAGAGGAACAGGAAGACGAAGTATACTGCGACGATACACGCGAGGGCCCGCAGCCGGAACGAGCTGAGGGCGTCGCGTTCGTTCGCTCGCGCATCGTGGAAGGCGGTTCGTTCAGCTTCAGTGAGGTCTGGCCAGTGATTGAGACCCTTGTGAAGAGTGAGGCGGTCCTCAGTTGGGAACGGCTCATCACAGTACTGGCAGACCTCCGGCGAATCGCCTGGTGGAACGGCTGATTGGACAGTGGACATTCCCTCGATAGATCACGTTGAACTACCGTACAGCCGCTTGAAATGCTTCTGCTTCTCGCCTGGCAGCCTTGACATCCTTCCCGATTTGACGGCCGGGGATCCCGGCCGTCGTTGGGATATTGTTGGTCACGCTTGGTATCCAGTCCTCGTAGGCGAAACAGCCCTCTCGACGGTTGAATAGGTGAACCGCTGGCTGTGCTAACCAGGCGGTATCTCTTTTCGCCCATCCGTTTCGGATGCCGCGCTACAGAAAGCCGCCACATCAATATATTGATATATCCCGCCCTGAAGGGCGGGGCTTTCTCCTTGACTCTCCGTAATTGCTGATAGTTGCACCCAACAGTATAGCTAGAGGATTGATTCCGTCCACGTGAGCCCACATTCGCTACATTCAAAGAAATGGACTGCCTCCTCATCGACGGTCCCTTTTCCCGTCGTTTGTGCTAACGCGAATCCACATTCTGGGCAGTCGGACACAGCCACTACCTGTCGTTCGGGGAGCGACACGAAAAAGCTGAATGGCCGCTTATGGCAGATGTCTGTCCGTGCTCACGCAGCCATAACGTACGGCCTACGATACCGCAGTATCCGATGTCATGGAACCATCAATTAGGCTCGTTCATTTGGGCGAGCGGTGGAGTGTGTTGTTCGGGTGACTGCAATCCGGCAAACAAGCGTCACAAGCACGGCGACTGCGACTCGCGTAACGGTCGCCAGTGAGAGGCTTGCGAGTGAAGCCAGCGTGGTCGTCAGTAAGAACATGACGACGACGGGCAGCACCCAGCTGACGGCCAGCACCCATGGCGTAGCGAACCCACGGAGGTGGCCAGCGCCAGTCTGGAATTCCGCGACGGCATCGTCGCGGAGTATCCAACCGGCGATCGCGAGGAACGCGAACAGGCCAATCGTCAGCATCACGTCGACGACCGGGCCGGACACGAACCGAAACATCGGTCCGGCAAGTGCTAACCCACTGCCAGTCACCGCAATCACCAGCGTCATGAGCAGCGTTGCCCGTCGCCGGGACATCCCATAGTTATCGACGAGCGTCGCAACGGGGGTTTCGAGCAGACTGATGCCGCTTGTTACAGCTGCGAGCAGGACGGTGAAGAAGAAGACAGTTGCAACGAGGGCCCCGCCGGGCAGCGAACCGAACGCGGTTGCGAGTGCAACGAATAGCGCGCCAGGGCCGCCCTGTCCGGGGCTGATTCCCTGGGAGAACAACAACGGCAGAACAACGAGCCCGGCTAGGACACCGATGACCGTGTTCGAAATCGCGATAACGAGCGTGTCACGCGGGAGAGAGACATCCTCGTCGAGGTATGAGGCGTACGTGAGCATCGCGCCGGCACCCAGCGAGAGCGTAAACAACGCCTGTCCAGCCGCCGGGCCGAGGACGTTGAAGAAGTGTGTGGTGAGATAGTCGCCATCGAAGTTGAGGTAGAACGCGTAGCCAGCAGCGGTGTTGGGCTGGGTGGCTGTCCAGACGGCGAGGCCACCGAGTAACACGACGACTGCGGGAAGCATGATTTTCGAGACGCGTTCGATGCCCCGGCTCACGCCGAAATAGACAATAATGGCGACAATCGTGAGAAACAGCAAGTGGAACCCAACTGCTGGCAGGCCGTGGCTTGCGTGGCTAAAGTACTGCTGTGGCTGCGCGAAGTACGCGCCGGTCGGTGATAGCAGCGTGTATCTGAGAATCCAGCCGCCGACGACCGAGTAAAACGACAGCATTACGATGGTTGTGATGACGTTGAATGCGCCCAGTGGTGTGCCCCATCGGGAGCCGATGAGCGTGCGAAGCGCGCCGATTGGGGTTTGGCGGCCACGTCGCCCGAGCACAAGTTCAGCGAGCAACCCGGGGACACCAACACCTATCACGAGCAGCAAGTACATCACGAGGAAAGCGCTGCCGCCGTTGTCAGCAGTCAACCACGGAAACCGCCAGATGTTCCCCAGGCCGGCTGCGCTACCGACGGCTGCAAGCATGAACCCCACGTTCGAAACCCACGAATCACGGTCCATCAGTGTACAAAACTGGTTCCTGTAGCAGGAAGTCCGTGTCGATTCAGCTGCTCAGGTGGGTACTTGATGTCGCTACGCGACTTCGATTATCGTCTCCCGGGCGAATCGTCCCGCTTTCGAGGATGCCAGCTCAAAATCCACCACGGAGAGCCAGCGCATCCACGAGGTTCTTTTCGAAGGCCATGCAGGCCCTCACAGGATTCACTGAGACGGTCGCCGGGACAGTTGGCGTCGCCGATGCGGAATCGCTTACCGACGAGATGGTTGAGTATGGTATTCCGAGTAAACACGATTGCCGGCGTATTAACGACACACACCTCGTGAATTGCCACGAATCTCGTTCTTGATTACGAGCTTCAACATCAGACTGTTCCTATACCCTCGATGATGGTTGGGTCTACTTCCCCTGGTCACACGCTTGTTGCCTTAGCTATATGGCGGTTTATACCGAACCTAGCAGTTGTAATGGATCTCCGAAACGCATCTGTGGTTGTTACCGGTACGACCAGAAATGAGCTGTCTGGTACACCTCAACAGCGGCATCTACCGTCTCGAAGATGACTACGCGAACACATTCAAACGAACTCCCACGGGAAACGCATATTGGACGGACCGCGCTCCGTGTCCGCGACCTCGACGAGATGATGGGATTCTACCGGGATGTCGTGGGACTCGGTATACTGAGCCAATCCGACGACGCGACCATCCTCGGTGTCGCGGACACACCGCTGCTTATCTTAGAAGAATCTGAGGATGCCCTCGAACGGCACAGCTCGAGTGCGGGCCTCTTCCATAACGCGTTTAGAGTACCTTCACGCGAAGCGTTAGGTGATGCGTTGGTTCGCATTCGGGAGCACTGGCAACTCGGTGGTGCGGCAGACCACGACGTTAGCGAGGCACTGTACCTCACTGACCCGGAGGGGAACGGCATCGAAATCTATCGGGACTACCCGCGTGATGAGTGGCCCTACAGCGATGACGGAACCGTTCATATGGGGACATACGCCCTGGATTTAGAACCGATAGCAGCAGCTGCCACAGGCGACCCAAACCTGCCTGATGGCACGGATGTGGGGCATGTCCATCTTGAAGTATCCTCGCTTGAGGAGTTTAGGGACTTCTACGTCGATCTCATCGGCTTCGAGGCACAAATCACCGTACCAGCTGCACTTTTCGTCTCTGCTAGCGGCTACCACCACCATCTCGGTGCGAACACGTGGAGCCGTCGTTCCAAACCGGCCTCCGGAAGGGGGATATCCTGGTTTGAGATTGTTGTACCCGACACAGCGGTACTTACTGAAATCCAAGCCCGAATCGAGGATAGTGAGTATCCAGTCTTCGAGACGGAAGACGGGATCTCCGTTATCGGGCCGGACGAAATCGAAGTCCGGCTTCGCGCTTAAAACGACGCTAAAGCTTGTTATCCCGCCATCGATAGAATATCGGG
The sequence above is drawn from the Halobacterium sp. CBA1132 genome and encodes:
- a CDS encoding rubrerythrin-like domain-containing protein, which encodes MRDVNQNSTEESPYECFECGNVVLAEDNPGQCPDCAGDMRNRRTPIE
- the gdhB gene encoding glutamate dehydrogenase GdhB produces the protein MASTQTQHDDNETAEEPSEPESALQTARRQLQHAADHLDIDPSIVERLKHPKKVQEVTVPIERENGDVEVYTGYRAQHDSVRGPFKGGLRYHPEVTREECVGLGMWMTWKCAVMDIPFGGAKGGIAVNPKDLSDDEKEQLTRRFTDEIRSVIGPTTDIPAPDMGTDPQTMAWLMDAYSMQEGETIPGVVTGKPPIVGGSKGRDAAPGRSVAIITREAIDYYDKDIKETSIAVQGFGSVGSNAAKLLDSWGANVVAVSDVNGGIYDANGLDTHAIPSHHEEPEAVMTHEAPETVTNDELLELDVDVVIPAAIGNVLTDANADDVAADIIIEGANGPTTTAASAIFADRDIPVIPDILANAGGVTVSYFEWLQDINRRAWSLERVNDELETEMLAAWQDVQTEFETRDVTWRDAAYIVALSRIAEAHETRGLWP
- a CDS encoding trimeric intracellular cation channel family protein — its product is MNTIGLVAFALVGSSKAIREEFDVFGIAIVGLAMAFVGGATRDLLVTRVPLVLQSPIEIVLGLLGVGLAMVLSVVLESPDTHPVTLVADAIGLAAFATTGAIVATDTGVSAFGVVAISMINAVGGGAFADILLDRAPFILFEDFYASCAVLGGAAYWLTGVVGASGSTAAGACAVVTVGMRLVAVTYDWHLPTVQRLELLRE
- a CDS encoding iron transporter produces the protein MDRRRFLKTAGGLVGVAGVSGCLRRLGFETQSAWRDPPLVEDRPDGVYHPAIVEGMGMYETTTIDGIGVALMHSFPHRFWRVTGTNKTKVVVSSDDSLHLMASAWDAESGTVLPTAVSVDVRNEEGRVSTTNLWSMLSPNMGFHYGDNVALSGSGEYEATVRIAPVQAARTRPFKGRFTEMRTAQFQFTFEPAETYDLPIRRLSKKAGTRGTVDLMQMDGVPAPVAPPKEQLPGRVLGEASADDALFYVTLVTDEQRFSGADSPYLVVSPRTPYNRVLLPGMSLSMAVERDGQTVMQTGLDGTLDPDLGYYYGTTVDRVERGDTVTIKIETPPQLSRHDGYETAFMDMSAVHFSV
- a CDS encoding sodium-dependent transporter; the encoded protein is MMDRDSWVSNVGFMLAAVGSAAGLGNIWRFPWLTADNGGSAFLVMYLLLVIGVGVPGLLAELVLGRRGRQTPIGALRTLIGSRWGTPLGAFNVITTIVMLSFYSVVGGWILRYTLLSPTGAYFAQPQQYFSHASHGLPAVGFHLLFLTIVAIIVYFGVSRGIERVSKIMLPAVVVLLGGLAVWTATQPNTAAGYAFYLNFDGDYLTTHFFNVLGPAAGQALFTLSLGAGAMLTYASYLDEDVSLPRDTLVIAISNTVIGVLAGLVVLPLLFSQGISPGQGGPGALFVALATAFGSLPGGALVATVFFFTVLLAAVTSGISLLETPVATLVDNYGMSRRRATLLMTLVIAVTGSGLALAGPMFRFVSGPVVDVMLTIGLFAFLAIAGWILRDDAVAEFQTGAGHLRGFATPWVLAVSWVLPVVVMFLLTTTLASLASLSLATVTRVAVAVLVTLVCRIAVTRTTHSTARPNERA
- a CDS encoding VOC family protein, producing the protein MTTRTHSNELPRETHIGRTALRVRDLDEMMGFYRDVVGLGILSQSDDATILGVADTPLLILEESEDALERHSSSAGLFHNAFRVPSREALGDALVRIREHWQLGGAADHDVSEALYLTDPEGNGIEIYRDYPRDEWPYSDDGTVHMGTYALDLEPIAAAATGDPNLPDGTDVGHVHLEVSSLEEFRDFYVDLIGFEAQITVPAALFVSASGYHHHLGANTWSRRSKPASGRGISWFEIVVPDTAVLTEIQARIEDSEYPVFETEDGISVIGPDEIEVRLRA